In Nostoc sp. UHCC 0926, a single genomic region encodes these proteins:
- a CDS encoding TldD/PmbA family protein translates to MGSENLLQDTLAEQLLELAIKSGAEAAEVYQSRSLSRPVFFEANRLKQLETNQSVGTALRLWRNGRPGLTVAYGSVLAEVMVEKALALSQLNQPETVELGSNFQPSYPDLGESVPIEILVDWGKEAIALIRDAYADVVCNGDLECDVEATRLINTKGLDCHYTDTTLSCYVSAEWVRGDDFLNVSDGQTQRGELHPERLANQILQRLIWAKENISPPTGRVPILFTSKAADMLWGTVQAALNGKRVLEVASPWAERLGKQVVAPSLTLYQDPEAGPYSCPFDDEGTPTQSLVFIQNGTLQRFYGDRTSGVQLGTDTTGNGFRPGLGSYPTPGLFNFLIQPGSASLPDLITQLDDGLIVDQMLGGGGSISGDFSINVDLGYRVQNGQVIGRVKDTMVAGNVYTALKQLVALGNDADWNGSCYTPSLIVEGLSTTGRSN, encoded by the coding sequence ATGGGTTCTGAAAATTTGTTACAAGATACACTAGCAGAACAGTTGCTGGAACTAGCGATAAAATCTGGAGCAGAAGCTGCTGAGGTGTATCAGTCGCGATCGCTTTCTCGTCCAGTGTTTTTTGAGGCAAACCGACTCAAACAGCTAGAAACCAACCAATCTGTAGGCACAGCATTGCGGCTTTGGCGAAACGGGCGTCCGGGACTCACGGTGGCTTACGGTTCTGTCCTCGCCGAAGTAATGGTGGAAAAAGCTCTGGCACTAAGTCAACTAAATCAACCAGAAACAGTAGAATTAGGCTCTAACTTTCAACCCTCCTACCCAGATTTAGGGGAAAGTGTGCCGATAGAGATTTTGGTAGACTGGGGCAAAGAAGCGATCGCACTCATCCGTGATGCCTATGCCGATGTTGTGTGCAATGGTGACTTAGAATGTGATGTTGAAGCCACCAGACTAATCAATACCAAAGGTTTAGATTGTCACTACACCGACACTACCCTCAGCTGCTATGTATCAGCAGAATGGGTGCGTGGCGATGATTTTTTGAATGTTTCTGATGGACAAACTCAGCGAGGGGAACTCCACCCGGAGAGATTAGCTAATCAAATTTTACAACGGTTAATTTGGGCCAAAGAAAATATCTCACCTCCTACTGGTCGCGTCCCGATTTTGTTCACTTCAAAAGCTGCGGATATGCTTTGGGGTACTGTGCAAGCAGCTTTGAATGGCAAGCGAGTTTTAGAAGTAGCTTCGCCTTGGGCAGAACGTTTGGGGAAGCAAGTAGTTGCACCCAGCCTCACCCTCTACCAAGATCCAGAAGCGGGCCCTTACAGTTGTCCTTTCGATGATGAAGGCACTCCGACTCAATCTTTAGTTTTTATTCAAAACGGGACTTTACAGCGTTTTTATGGCGATCGCACCAGCGGAGTCCAACTGGGTACTGACACCACTGGAAATGGTTTTCGCCCTGGTTTAGGTAGCTATCCCACTCCTGGTTTATTTAATTTTCTCATCCAGCCAGGTTCGGCATCACTACCAGATTTAATTACACAACTAGATGATGGCTTGATTGTGGATCAAATGCTGGGTGGTGGCGGCAGTATTTCTGGAGATTTTTCAATCAACGTTGATTTAGGCTACCGCGTGCAAAATGGTCAGGTCATTGGGCGCGTTAAAGATACGATGGTTGCAGGTAATGTCTACACAGCCCTGAAGCAATTGGTTGCACTGGGCAACGATGCTGATTGGAATGGTTCTTGTTATACTCCATCTCTGATAGTAGAAGGGCTATCCACCACGGGGAGAAGCAATTAA